The proteins below are encoded in one region of Alistipes indistinctus YIT 12060:
- a CDS encoding invasion associated locus B family protein → MQSKNLKRPHFLVRLHIQNNEPKQRAVCKCTPRDISFSGNPLFFCIPIRTFTLAGCFAVPGFDTGFLAVLRAGKITFFIRAGFGATFGFGLRTCPISLIGVLSQGNGHGHCEKRHEDQSFLFHNNIN, encoded by the coding sequence ATGCAGTCTAAAAACTTAAAACGACCTCATTTCTTGGTCAGGCTTCATATCCAAAACAACGAGCCAAAACAACGCGCGGTGTGCAAATGCACACCGCGCGATATTTCATTTAGTGGAAATCCGCTATTTTTTTGCATTCCCATTCGTACATTTACTCTGGCAGGTTGCTTTGCAGTCCCCGGTTTTGACACAGGCTTTCTTGCCGTCCTTCGTGCAGGCAAGATCACATTTTTTATCCGCGCAGGATTTGGCGCAACATTCGGTTTTGGCCTTCGGACATGTCCCATTTCCCTTATCGGGGTTCTGAGCCAGGGCAACGGTCATGGCCATTGCGAAAAACGACATGAGGATCAGAGCTTTCTTTTTCATAATAATATTAATTAA
- a CDS encoding ferredoxin domain-containing protein, with the protein MVIDERESRHDYIVDAARQIMTAGRTAPKGKGIDNIEIVALTQNSILEVAGALRVSAEETGLKFFLRDADNIELAEAVILVGSRTSPMGLNCGYCGYATCIAKGGNADAPCALNSVDLGIALGSMAATAAELHIDNRIMFSAGYAARKLGLLPGCRSVFALPLSISSKNPFFDRQTNK; encoded by the coding sequence ATGGTGATAGACGAAAGAGAGAGCCGACACGACTACATCGTGGATGCCGCCCGCCAGATCATGACTGCCGGACGCACCGCCCCCAAAGGCAAGGGGATAGACAATATCGAAATTGTCGCACTGACCCAAAACTCGATTCTCGAGGTAGCCGGTGCACTGCGGGTATCAGCCGAGGAGACCGGACTGAAATTTTTCCTGCGCGATGCCGACAATATCGAGCTGGCCGAAGCAGTAATCCTGGTCGGATCGCGCACCTCGCCGATGGGACTCAATTGCGGGTATTGCGGCTATGCGACCTGTATCGCCAAAGGGGGAAATGCCGATGCTCCCTGTGCACTGAATTCGGTCGATTTAGGTATTGCACTCGGATCGATGGCCGCGACCGCCGCCGAGCTGCATATCGATAACCGCATCATGTTTTCGGCAGGCTACGCTGCCCGTAAACTGGGACTATTGCCGGGATGCCGCTCCGTATTTGCCCTTCCACTAAGCATCAGCTCCAAAAATCCATTTTTCGACAGACAGACCAATAAATAA
- a CDS encoding GNAT family N-acetyltransferase — protein sequence MGTFTIRNATPQDTGLIYGFILKMARYEKLESEVDTSEEALRRALFDERQAEVVIGEENGIPVGFALFFHNFSTFRGQRGLYLEDLFVDREHRGKGYGKALLLHLTRIAVQRQCRRMEWVVLDWNAPSIAFYKSLGAVPMDEWTVFRLTEEQLHQLAQQTL from the coding sequence ATGGGCACATTCACAATACGCAATGCAACTCCGCAGGACACCGGATTGATCTACGGGTTTATCCTGAAAATGGCACGTTACGAAAAGCTGGAAAGCGAAGTGGATACTTCGGAAGAGGCCCTGCGCCGGGCTTTGTTCGACGAACGGCAGGCTGAAGTGGTAATCGGAGAAGAAAACGGGATTCCGGTAGGATTCGCCCTGTTTTTTCATAATTTTTCCACCTTCCGCGGACAACGTGGCCTATATCTTGAGGACCTTTTCGTCGACCGGGAGCACCGGGGGAAAGGTTACGGCAAAGCATTGCTGCTGCACCTGACCCGGATCGCCGTCCAAAGGCAATGCCGCCGGATGGAATGGGTGGTGCTCGACTGGAATGCCCCCTCGATCGCATTTTACAAATCGCTGGGGGCGGTTCCGATGGATGAATGGACCGTTTTCAGGCTCACAGAAGAGCAGCTACACCAATTGGCGCAACAAACACTTTAA
- a CDS encoding M24 family metallopeptidase encodes MIHPSVLADEFSQRWERIRKSMLQQGADAMLVTDNVNLYYVSGRVFSGYCYLPADREPLFFVRRPVGLDGDNIVYIRKPEEIGDYLREQGLPFPQTLMLENDSITHNEFLRYEAIFKPATIKNGTAVLRSVRSIKTPYEIGQIRRSGILHAEVYAKIPSLYKKGMTDLDLSVEIERESRLLGSLGIFRIFGQSMEIFMGSVIAGDNADNPSPYDFAMGGAGLDDSLPVGCNGTMLEERMSVMVDLGGNFTGYMTDMTRTFAIGDLQELAYKAHETSIEIQRSIAEAARPGVPAKDLYNMAIEIAQEAGLGDYFMGHRQKAGFIGHGIGIEINESPVLAPRSRDILAEGMVFALEPKFVIPETGAVGIENTFAVTADGIEKLTLCEEQILPLG; translated from the coding sequence ATGATCCATCCTTCCGTTCTTGCCGACGAATTCTCCCAGCGCTGGGAGCGGATCCGTAAATCCATGCTCCAGCAAGGGGCAGATGCAATGCTAGTTACCGATAATGTCAATCTTTATTATGTATCCGGTCGCGTATTCAGCGGTTATTGTTACCTGCCTGCGGACAGGGAACCGCTCTTTTTCGTTCGTCGGCCGGTAGGACTCGACGGCGACAACATCGTGTACATCCGCAAACCGGAAGAGATCGGCGACTACCTGCGCGAGCAGGGGCTTCCATTTCCGCAAACGCTGATGCTCGAAAACGATTCGATCACTCACAACGAATTCCTGCGCTACGAAGCCATTTTCAAACCGGCAACGATCAAAAACGGCACTGCTGTGCTCCGCAGCGTGCGCAGTATTAAAACCCCTTACGAGATCGGACAGATTCGCCGTTCAGGTATCCTGCATGCGGAAGTTTACGCCAAAATTCCCTCGTTATATAAAAAAGGGATGACCGACCTCGACCTGTCGGTCGAGATCGAACGGGAAAGCCGCCTGCTGGGATCGCTCGGCATCTTCCGCATTTTCGGCCAGAGCATGGAGATTTTCATGGGTAGCGTAATCGCCGGGGACAATGCGGATAATCCTTCGCCGTATGACTTCGCGATGGGCGGGGCCGGACTCGATGATTCGTTGCCGGTAGGCTGCAACGGCACCATGCTCGAAGAGAGGATGAGCGTCATGGTCGACCTGGGCGGCAACTTCACCGGCTACATGACCGACATGACCCGCACTTTCGCCATAGGGGATTTACAGGAATTGGCCTACAAGGCACACGAAACCTCGATCGAGATTCAGCGCAGCATCGCCGAAGCAGCCCGGCCGGGAGTACCTGCCAAAGATTTGTACAACATGGCCATCGAAATCGCGCAGGAAGCCGGCCTTGGCGACTATTTCATGGGACACCGCCAGAAGGCGGGTTTCATCGGCCACGGAATCGGTATCGAGATCAACGAATCGCCCGTGCTGGCACCGCGTTCACGCGACATTCTCGCCGAGGGAATGGTCTTCGCGCTGGAACCCAAGTTCGTCATCCCGGAGACCGGAGCTGTAGGAATTGAGAATACCTTTGCCGTCACAGCTGACGGAATCGAGAAATTGACCCTTTGTGAAGAGCAAATCCTGCCGCTGGGCTAA